The following is a genomic window from Pseudomonas sp. FP2335.
CAGACCATCACGGCCGCACCTTTTTCCAGGGCCAGCTTGATGGTCGGCAGCGAGGCCAGGATTCGCGCATCGCTGGTGACAACACCGTCCTTGACTGGGACGTTGAGGTCTTCGCGGATCAGTACGCGCTTACCTTGCAGATCGAGGTCGGTCATCTTCAACACGGTCATGGGTCGCAGTTCCTGAATTACTGTTGAGGTTGTTTGGAGGCGATGTGCAGATAGTGTCCTGCAACATCCAGCATGCGGTTGGCAAAACCCCATTCGTTGTCGAACCAGGCCAGGATGTTCACCAGCCTCGGGCCGGAAACGCGGGTCTGGCTGGCATCGACAATCGCCGAATGCGGGTCATGGTTGAAATCACAACTGGCGTGGGGCAACTCGGTGTAGGCCAAAAGGCCTTTGAGCGGGCCGCTGGTGGCGGCGTCGCGCAGGATCCGGTTGACCTCCGTCGCATCGGTGTCGCTCACGGTCTGCATGGTGATGTCCAGGCAAGACACGTTCACCGTCGGCACCCGTACGGCTTTGGCCTGGATTCGCCCGGCAAGTTCCGGCAGCAGTCGCTCGATACCACGCGCCAGGCCGGTAGACACCGGAATCACCGACTGGAACGCCGAACGCGTACGACGCAGGTCTTCATGGTGGTAGGCGTCGATCACCGGCTGGTCGTTCATCGCCGAGTGAATGGTGGTGATCGACACGTAGTCCACACCAATCGCCTGATCCAGCAGGCGCAACAACGGCACGCTGCAGTTGGTGGTGCAGGAGGCGTTGGACACCAACAGCTCCGCGCCGGTCAGGCAATCCTGGTTGATGCCGTAGACGATGGTGGCGTCGACATCTGCCTCGCTGGCCATCGGCTGGGAAAACAGCACACGCGGCGCGCCGGCGTCGAGAAAACGCTGGCCATCGGCACGGGTGTGATAGACACCGGAACACTCCAGCACCAGGTCGACGCCCAGTGCTTTCCAGTCGATGCCTTCGGGGGTAGCACTGCGCAGGACCTGCACGCAGTTGCCATTAATATGCAGACAATCGCCCTCGACCCGCACTTCGCCTGGGAAACGGCCGTGGGTGGAGTCAAAGCGTGTCAGGTATTCGACGCTGGCCATGTCGGCCAGATCGTTGATCGCAACAATTTCAAACCCGGCAGCCGCCCCTCGCTCGAACAGAGCACGCAAGACGCAACGACCAATGCGGCCGTAGCCGTTGAGTGCAACTTTGTAGGGACGCGGTTGAGGCATGGGGTTCTCGATTACCTTGGGTAGAGGGGTGACTGTTAGACCGCTTTCGCGAGCAAGCCCGCTCCCACATTTTGACCGCATTCTCATGCTGGAACTCGGTCAAGTGTGGGAGCGGGCTTGCTCGCGAAGGCGTCAGTACAGCCACCCCAATTTACAGCCTTAGTCTTCCAGCAGCTCTTCAGCCTGACCCAGGATGTTGTCCAGGGTGAAACCGAACTCTTCGAACAACGCTGGCGCCGGCGCCGACTCACCGTAGGTGGTCATGCCGATCACTCGGCCTTCCAGGCCCACGTACTTGTACCAGTAGTCGGCGTGAGCCGCTTCGATGGCGATACGCGCGCTGACCTGCAACGGCAGGACCGATTGCTTGTAGCTGGCGTCCTGGGCATCGAACACGCTGGTGCACGGGATCGAAACCACACGCACCTTGCGGCCTTGCTCAGTCAGCTTGTCGTACGCCTGAACGGTCAGGCCCACTTCGGAACCCGTGGAGATCAGGATCAGCTCCGGCTCGCCAGCACAGTCCTTGAGCACATAACCGCCACGGGCGATGTCGGCGATCTGCGCGTCGGTACGCACTTGGTGTTGCAGGTTCTGACGCGAGAAGATCAGCGCCGAAGGGCCGTCCTTGCGCTCGATGGCGTGCTTCCAGGCCACGGCGGATTCCACCGCGTCGGCTGGACGCCAGGTGTCCAGGTTCGGCGTGGTACGCAAGCTGGTCAGCTGCTCGACCGGCTGGTGTGTCGGGCCGTCTTCGCCCAGACCGATGGAGTCGTGGGTGTAAACGTGGATCACGCGCTTCTTCATCAGCGCAGCCATACGCACGGCATTGCGTGCGTATTCCATGAACATCAGGAAGGTCGCGCCGTAAGGCACCAGGCCGCCGTGCAGGGACACGCCGTTCATGATGGCGCTCATGCCGAACTCACGTACGCCGTAGTACATGTAGTTGCCGCTGGCGTCTTCCGCCGTCACGCCCTTGCAGCCTTTCCACAGGGTCAGGTTGGAACCGGCCAGGTCGGCCGAACCGCCGAGGATCTCCGGCAGCAGCGGGCCAAAGGCGTTCAGGGTGTTCTGGCTGGCTTTACGGCTGGCGATGGTCTCGCCCTTGGCCGCGACTTCGGCGATGTAGGCCGAGGCTTTTTCCGAGAAGTCGGCAGGCAGGTCACCGGCCAGACGACGTACCAGCTCGTTGGCAAGCTCCGGGAACTCGGCGGAGTAGGCCGCGAAACGCTGGTCCCACTCGGCTTCGGTCGCCAGGCCTTTTTCCTTGGCATCCCATTCGGCGTAGATGTCGGCCGGGATTTCGAACGGGCCATGGTTCCACTTCAGCGCAGCACGGGTCAGGGCGATTTCCGCGTCACCCAGTGGGGCGCCGTGGCAGTCTTCTTTACCTTGCTTGTTCGGCGAACCGAAGCCGATGGTGGTCTTGCAGCAGATCAGGGTCGGCTGTGCGCTCTTGCGAGCGGTGTCGATGGCGGTCTTGATCTCTTCCGGATCGTGGCCGTCGACGTTGCGGATCACCTGCCAGTTGTAGGCTTCGAAACGCTTCGGGGTGTCATCGGTGAACCAGCCTTCGACTTCGCCGTCGATGGAGATGCCGTTGTCATCGTAGAAGGCGATCAGCTTGCCCAGGCCCAGGGTGCCGGCCAGGGACGCGACTTCGTGGGAAATGCCTTCCATCATGCAGCCATCACCCAGGAACACGTAGGTGTGGTGGTCGACGATGTCGTGGCCAGGGCGGTTGAATTGTGCGCCCAGGACTTTTTCCGCCAGCGCGAAGCCAACGGCGTTGGCCAGGCCTTGGCCCAGGGGACCGGTGGTGGTCTCGACGCCTGGGGTGTAGCCGAATTCCGGGTGACCCGGGGTGCGGCTGTGCAGCTGGCGGAAGCTCTTGAGGTCATCGATGGTGACGTCGTAGCCGGTCAGGTGCAGCAGCGAGTAAATCAGCATCGAGCCGTGGCCGTTGGACAGCACGAAGCGGTCACGGTCGGCGAACGATGGATTGCTCGGGTTGTGTTTCAGGTAGTCACGCCAAAGTACCTCGGCGATATCCGCCATGCCCATCGGGGCACCGGGATGGCCGCTGTTGGCTTTTTGCACGGCATCCATGCTGAGGGCACGAATGGCGTTGGCACGCTCACGACGGCTGGGCATCGCTGATCTCCTGGGGTTTGAATAAAAAGAAACGGAAAAAAGGACCGGCATTTTCCCTCAGCCACCGCCTGCGGGCAATGACAGATAGTCACTTGAGCGGTTTTTCCTGCCCTTTGTGCGCCAATCCCTTGCAGAAATCGGCCACCCGTTCGTCTAAAGGCTGGAGTGCTTGCTTAT
Proteins encoded in this region:
- the tkt gene encoding transketolase, with translation MPSRRERANAIRALSMDAVQKANSGHPGAPMGMADIAEVLWRDYLKHNPSNPSFADRDRFVLSNGHGSMLIYSLLHLTGYDVTIDDLKSFRQLHSRTPGHPEFGYTPGVETTTGPLGQGLANAVGFALAEKVLGAQFNRPGHDIVDHHTYVFLGDGCMMEGISHEVASLAGTLGLGKLIAFYDDNGISIDGEVEGWFTDDTPKRFEAYNWQVIRNVDGHDPEEIKTAIDTARKSAQPTLICCKTTIGFGSPNKQGKEDCHGAPLGDAEIALTRAALKWNHGPFEIPADIYAEWDAKEKGLATEAEWDQRFAAYSAEFPELANELVRRLAGDLPADFSEKASAYIAEVAAKGETIASRKASQNTLNAFGPLLPEILGGSADLAGSNLTLWKGCKGVTAEDASGNYMYYGVREFGMSAIMNGVSLHGGLVPYGATFLMFMEYARNAVRMAALMKKRVIHVYTHDSIGLGEDGPTHQPVEQLTSLRTTPNLDTWRPADAVESAVAWKHAIERKDGPSALIFSRQNLQHQVRTDAQIADIARGGYVLKDCAGEPELILISTGSEVGLTVQAYDKLTEQGRKVRVVSIPCTSVFDAQDASYKQSVLPLQVSARIAIEAAHADYWYKYVGLEGRVIGMTTYGESAPAPALFEEFGFTLDNILGQAEELLED
- the epd gene encoding erythrose-4-phosphate dehydrogenase; its protein translation is MPQPRPYKVALNGYGRIGRCVLRALFERGAAAGFEIVAINDLADMASVEYLTRFDSTHGRFPGEVRVEGDCLHINGNCVQVLRSATPEGIDWKALGVDLVLECSGVYHTRADGQRFLDAGAPRVLFSQPMASEADVDATIVYGINQDCLTGAELLVSNASCTTNCSVPLLRLLDQAIGVDYVSITTIHSAMNDQPVIDAYHHEDLRRTRSAFQSVIPVSTGLARGIERLLPELAGRIQAKAVRVPTVNVSCLDITMQTVSDTDATEVNRILRDAATSGPLKGLLAYTELPHASCDFNHDPHSAIVDASQTRVSGPRLVNILAWFDNEWGFANRMLDVAGHYLHIASKQPQQ